One Purpureocillium takamizusanense chromosome 1, complete sequence genomic window carries:
- the PEX3 gene encoding peroxin (EggNog:ENOG503NZ41~COG:U~TransMembrane:2 (o16-34i181-202o)), which produces MFPSVRRWLRNNRTPIAVGVGVVGAGYVVTQYVLSKLNDARERMSSERIAKENLRRRFEQNQEDCTFTVLALLPTATTNVLAALNTEQITYEIQQIKGTTKSLKPGSAESTASPPSIADTAMTEEDGKSMASLQSESGVHASQVVAPAPSPSPFAPSGEAGQQDGGAQRTRKSKRQLWDDLAISAVTRAFTLIYTLALLTMFTRIQLNLLGRRSYLSSVVALATGAQQATISLENNDDDNTEQDYGNDFDTNRKYLTFSWWLLNKGWVDIMHRVESAVRTVFGSLSPRDLVSFERFGELTMDVRKLVEGATPEERRRSDWLKFLLPPQEREDEVIRESGILEDNATMQAGSSSEPALRRLLDETADLIESPAFSHVLTLILDAGFSTLVDKKLAVEAFELPPQQDTSLLPSALSAADQRRTKHILLPKILSVLTRQAHAIGNGMPNQYLEDMETVRALEAFAAVVYSSNWENEIRDEGLMDSAVHVSKEDLAKGRQPAAPAPGEQSIVMVDEPGSLESAWERAVEKKP; this is translated from the exons ATGTTCCCCTCGgtgcggcgctggctgcgcaACAACAGGACCCCAattgccgtcggcgtgggcgttgtcggcgccggctaCGTCGTCACCCAATATGTCCTGTCCAAGCTCAacgacgcgcgcgagcgcatGAGCAgcgagcgcatcgccaagGAAAA tctgcgccgccgcttcgagCAAAACCAAGAGGACTGCACCTTCACCGTgctggccctcctccccacaGCCACGACCAACGTCCTTGCCGCGCTCAACACCGAGCAGATCACATACGAGATCCAGCAAATCAAGGGCACCACCAAGAGCCTTAAACCGGGGAGCGCCGAGTCCACCGCCAGCCCCCCCAGCATCGCCGATACCGCCatgacggaggaggatggcaAGAGCATGGCCAGCCTGCAGAGCGAGAGCGGCGTCCACGCCAGCCaggtcgtcgcgcccgcgccctcgccctcgccctttGCGCCATCTGGGGAGGCAGGCCAacaagacggcggcgcgcaaagAACACGCAAGTCCAAGAGGCAGCTCTGGGATGACCTGGCCATCAGCG CCGTCACAAGAGCATTCACCCTCATCTACACACTCGCCCTCTTGACCATGTTCACCCGCATCCAGCTCAAcctgctcggccggcgcAGCTACCTCTCCAGCGTCGTAGCGCTCGCCACCGGGGCTCAACAGGCCACCATTAGCCTCGagaacaacgacgacgacaacacgGAGCAAGACTACGGCAACGACTTTGACACGAACCGCAAGTACCTTACCTTTAGCTGGTGGCTGCTCAACAAGGGCTGGGTCGACATAATGCACCGCGTCGAGAGCGCCGTCCGCACTGTCTTTGGCAGCCTCAGCCCGAGAGACCTGGTGAGCTTCGAGCGCTTCGGCGAGCTCACCATGGATGTGAggaagctcgtcgagggcgccaccCCCGAGGAGCGCCGGAGGTCAGATTGGCTCAAGTTCCTGCTCCCCCCACAGGAACgggaggacgaggtcatCCGGGAGTcgggcatcctcgaggaCAACGCGACGATGCAGGCGGGGAGCAGCTCGGAGCCGGCGCTGAggcggctgctcgacgagacggcggacCTGATAGAGTCGCCCGCCTTCTCCCACGTCCTAaccctcatcctcgacgccggcttCTCCacgctcgtcgacaagaagcttgccgtcgaggccttTGAGCTGCCCCCGCAGCAGGACACCAGCCTCCTGCCGTCCGCCTTGTCGGCCGCGGACCAGCGGCGCACCAAGCACATCCTGCTGCCCAAGATCCTGTCCGTCCTGACGCGCCAGGCGCACGCCATCGGCAACGGCATGCCCAACCAGTacctcgaggacatggagacggtccgcgccctcgaggcctttgccgccgtcgtctacTCGAGCAACTGGGAGAACGAGATCCGCGACGAGGGGCTCATGGACAGCGCCGTGCACGTGAGCAAGGAGGACCTGGCCAagggccgccagcccgccgcccccgcccccggcgAGCAGAGCATCGTCATGGTGGACGAGCCGGGCAGCCTGGAGAGCGCGTGGGAGAGGGCCGTGGAGAAGAAGCCATAA
- the bet5 gene encoding Trafficking protein particle complex subunit BET5 (COG:U~EggNog:ENOG503P30X), with amino-acid sequence MWCRHGDTEIHRERERADTAVLNLPTAECIYAKSWLPPPPPPPPPSARPTSASSASAAATASSSSSATTTTAAAAAAAAATAPAARSTGPAAVSASSDDAKLVFGTVFSLRNMVRKLGGDDDAFISYRTGQYKLHFYETPANLRFVLLTDTGSASMRNVLHQIYINLWVEYVVKNPLAPVEHKGGVGVRNELFELGVDQFIRGLM; translated from the exons ATGTGGTGCAGGCACGGAGACACAGAGATtcacagagagagagaaagagcTGACACGGCGGTTCTCAACCTACCTACAGCCGAGTGCATCTACGCCAAGTCGtggctcccgccgccgccgccgccgccgccgccgtccgcccgcccgacatCAGCATCGTCTGCCTCTGCTGCAGCgacagcatcatcatcgtcatcagcaacgacaacgacagcagcagcagcagcagcagcagcggcaacagcgccggcggcgcggtcgacggggccggccgccgtgTCGGCAAGCTCAGACGACGCCAAGCTCGTCTTCGGCACCGTCTTCTCGCTGCGCAACATGGTGCGCAAGCtgggtggcgacgacgacgccttcaTCAGCTACCGGACGGGACAGTACAAGCTGCACTTTTACGAGACGCCCGCCAACCTGCGCTTCGTCCTGCTCACCGACACGGGGAGCGCGAGCATGCGCAACGTGCTGCACCAGATTTACATTAACCTCTGGGTCGAATACG TTGTCAAGAATCCACTCGCGCCGGTCGAGCACAAgggcggtgtcggcgtcaGGAACGAGCTGTTTGAGCTGGGCGTGGATCAGTTCATTCGAGGACTGATGTGA
- a CDS encoding Non-specific serine/threonine protein kinase (COG:T~EggNog:ENOG503NZRP): protein MKPTHAMSSPMLAGPEAPASPKVTVDDADAGRSTTSLPVTLSEPERPALRGFASPLRHHKRTPSAHREIKETLDARVEFTSDESDGRTYHRINQYVIMEEIGRGSYGAVHLATDHLGREFAVKEFSKTRLRRRAQSHLLRQGPSGTPRDRLSPRSGRPGTPQLSGLRASESKDALFLIREEIAIMKKLNHPNLVQLIEVLDDPEEDSLYMVLEMCKKGVVMKVGLDEDADPYNSETCRYWFRDLILGIEYLHAQGVIHRDIKPDNLLLSGDEVLKVVDFGVSEMFEKPEDMRTAKSAGSPAFLPPELCGKHQEVSGKAADIWSMGVSLYCLKYGRIPFNRPGVLEIYEAIKEEDPRIPEDEDPAFVDLLHRILEKDPDKRITMAELRDHAWVTKGGIDPLLSAEENCAHLVEAPNELEINRAFTRKMNHLLSVMKAIHRFRSLLLDIRARSGAPPGPSKPSPGPGSTPVVAGPAEQRAEAEEIEALIKQRRDLLRQEDDDEADKGHHARDVADQEPLFLGIGTGARDAFAMDEATPDVVADSPTAVDFNVYDRAYEEAIEKQMKVAKTGKPTLYLTKFVKETEHFKKLENLVEGTVLSPPVLKAEVKESKEHLQRHIANAPSGKLAQLVSKIGISDTQAPKTRSPE, encoded by the exons ATGAAACCTACACACGCAATGTCAAGCCCGATGCTGGCTGGACCGGAGGCGCCTGCGTCCCCCAAAGTCACCGTCGATGATGCtgacgccggccgctcgACAACGTCTCTTCCGGTTACCTT ATCTGAGCCTGAGCGTCCGGCCCTGCGAGGCTTCGCTAGTCCTCTACGCCATCACAAACGTACTCCCAGCGCTCACCGCGAGATCAAG GAGACGCTGGATGCTCGTGTCGAGTTCACCAGCGACGAGTCCGACGGAAGGACGTACCATAGGATCAACCAGTATGTCATCATGGAGGAGATAGGGCGAGGTTCGTACGGCGCCGTCCACCTGGCAACGGATCATCTGGGCCGTGAGTTT gccgtcaaggagttCTCCAAGACCCGTCTGAGAAGACGTGCGCAATCCCATCTCCTGCGACAGGGCCCTTCTGGAACCCCTCGCGATCGGCTATCCCCCCGGAGCGGTCGCCCTGGGACACCCCAACTGAGTGGCCTGCGTGCTAGCGAGAGTAAAGACGCCTTGTTTCTCATCAGGGAGGAAATCGCCATCATGAAGAAGCTAAATCATCCCAACCTGGTTCAGCTCATAGAAGTGCTCGATGATCCCGAAGAGGACTCCCTCTACATGGTACTTGAAATGTGCAAGAAGGGCGTCGTCATGAAGGTTGGCCTGGATGAGGATGCCGATCCCTACAACAGCGAGACTTGCCGGTACTGGTTTCGCGATCTCATACTGGGCATCGAGTATCTCCACGCCCAGGGCGTCATCCATCGCGACATCAAGCCTGACAATCTTCTGTTGTCAGGCGATGAGGTCCTCAAGGTGGTCGACTTTGGCGTCTCAGAGATGTTTGAGAAGCCAGAAGACATGAGAACGGCCAagtcggcgggctcgccggcgtTCCTACCCCCTGAGCTGTGCGGCAAACACCAGGAAGTCTcgggcaaggccgccgacatTTGGTCAATGGGCGTTTCGCTCTACTGCCTCAAGTACGGCAGGATACCGTTCAACAGGCCAGGCGTGCTGGAGATTTACGAAGCAatcaaggaggaggacccCCGTATACCTGAAGACGAGGATCCAGCCTTTGTTGATCTGCTTCACCGCATCTTGGAAAAGGACCCCGACAAGCGCATCACCATGGCCGAGCTCCGA GATCACGCCTGGGTGACGAAGGGCGGCATCGATCCCTTGTTGTCCGCCGAGGAGAACTgcgcgcacctcgtcgaggctcCAAACGAGCTGGAGATCAACCGAGCGTTTACCCGCAAGATGAACCATCTCTTGTCCGTCATGAAAGCCATTCATCGTTTCAGGTCCTTGCTCCTCGACATCCGGGCGCGGTCAGGAGCGCCTCCCGGGCCTTCCAAGCCATCGCCAGGCCCAGGCAGCACCCCTGTTGTGGCCGGAccggccgagcagcgcgcaGAGGCCGAGGAAATCGAGGCGCTCATCAAACAGCGCCGCGATCTGCTCCgccaagaagacgacgacgaggccgacaagggcCACCACGctcgcgacgtcgccgaccaggaACCCCTGTTCCTAGGTATCGGCACCGGAGCCAGAGACGCCTTCGCCATGGACGAAGCCACGCCCGACGTGGTTGCCGACTCTCCCACTGCGGTCGACTTCAATGTCTATGACCGTGCCTACGAGGAGGCGATAGAGAAGCAGATGAAGGTGGCCAAGACCGGCAAGCCGACTCTGTACCTGACCAAGTTCGTCAAGGAGACGGAGCATTTCAAGAAGCTTGAGAATCTCGTCGAGGGTACAGttttgtcgccgcccgtgctcaaggccgaggtcaaggagtCGAAAGAGCACCTGCAGCGCCACATCGCGAACGCGCCGAGCGGCAAACTGGCGCAACTCGTCTCCAAAATTGGCATCTCGGACACGCAAGCGCCTAAGACACGGTCACCGGAGTGA
- a CDS encoding Non-specific serine/threonine protein kinase (COG:T~EggNog:ENOG503NZRP): MEEIGRGSYGAVHLATDHLGREFAVKEFSKTRLRRRAQSHLLRQGPSGTPRDRLSPRSGRPGTPQLSGLRASESKDALFLIREEIAIMKKLNHPNLVQLIEVLDDPEEDSLYMVLEMCKKGVVMKVGLDEDADPYNSETCRYWFRDLILGIEYLHAQGVIHRDIKPDNLLLSGDEVLKVVDFGVSEMFEKPEDMRTAKSAGSPAFLPPELCGKHQEVSGKAADIWSMGVSLYCLKYGRIPFNRPGVLEIYEAIKEEDPRIPEDEDPAFVDLLHRILEKDPDKRITMAELRDHAWVTKGGIDPLLSAEENCAHLVEAPNELEINRAFTRKMNHLLSVMKAIHRFRSLLLDIRARSGAPPGPSKPSPGPGSTPVVAGPAEQRAEAEEIEALIKQRRDLLRQEDDDEADKGHHARDVADQEPLFLGIGTGARDAFAMDEATPDVVADSPTAVDFNVYDRAYEEAIEKQMKVAKTGKPTLYLTKFVKETEHFKKLENLVEGTVLSPPVLKAEVKESKEHLQRHIANAPSGKLAQLVSKIGISDTQAPKTRSPE, from the exons ATGGAGGAGATAGGGCGAGGTTCGTACGGCGCCGTCCACCTGGCAACGGATCATCTGGGCCGTGAGTTT gccgtcaaggagttCTCCAAGACCCGTCTGAGAAGACGTGCGCAATCCCATCTCCTGCGACAGGGCCCTTCTGGAACCCCTCGCGATCGGCTATCCCCCCGGAGCGGTCGCCCTGGGACACCCCAACTGAGTGGCCTGCGTGCTAGCGAGAGTAAAGACGCCTTGTTTCTCATCAGGGAGGAAATCGCCATCATGAAGAAGCTAAATCATCCCAACCTGGTTCAGCTCATAGAAGTGCTCGATGATCCCGAAGAGGACTCCCTCTACATGGTACTTGAAATGTGCAAGAAGGGCGTCGTCATGAAGGTTGGCCTGGATGAGGATGCCGATCCCTACAACAGCGAGACTTGCCGGTACTGGTTTCGCGATCTCATACTGGGCATCGAGTATCTCCACGCCCAGGGCGTCATCCATCGCGACATCAAGCCTGACAATCTTCTGTTGTCAGGCGATGAGGTCCTCAAGGTGGTCGACTTTGGCGTCTCAGAGATGTTTGAGAAGCCAGAAGACATGAGAACGGCCAagtcggcgggctcgccggcgtTCCTACCCCCTGAGCTGTGCGGCAAACACCAGGAAGTCTcgggcaaggccgccgacatTTGGTCAATGGGCGTTTCGCTCTACTGCCTCAAGTACGGCAGGATACCGTTCAACAGGCCAGGCGTGCTGGAGATTTACGAAGCAatcaaggaggaggacccCCGTATACCTGAAGACGAGGATCCAGCCTTTGTTGATCTGCTTCACCGCATCTTGGAAAAGGACCCCGACAAGCGCATCACCATGGCCGAGCTCCGA GATCACGCCTGGGTGACGAAGGGCGGCATCGATCCCTTGTTGTCCGCCGAGGAGAACTgcgcgcacctcgtcgaggctcCAAACGAGCTGGAGATCAACCGAGCGTTTACCCGCAAGATGAACCATCTCTTGTCCGTCATGAAAGCCATTCATCGTTTCAGGTCCTTGCTCCTCGACATCCGGGCGCGGTCAGGAGCGCCTCCCGGGCCTTCCAAGCCATCGCCAGGCCCAGGCAGCACCCCTGTTGTGGCCGGAccggccgagcagcgcgcaGAGGCCGAGGAAATCGAGGCGCTCATCAAACAGCGCCGCGATCTGCTCCgccaagaagacgacgacgaggccgacaagggcCACCACGctcgcgacgtcgccgaccaggaACCCCTGTTCCTAGGTATCGGCACCGGAGCCAGAGACGCCTTCGCCATGGACGAAGCCACGCCCGACGTGGTTGCCGACTCTCCCACTGCGGTCGACTTCAATGTCTATGACCGTGCCTACGAGGAGGCGATAGAGAAGCAGATGAAGGTGGCCAAGACCGGCAAGCCGACTCTGTACCTGACCAAGTTCGTCAAGGAGACGGAGCATTTCAAGAAGCTTGAGAATCTCGTCGAGGGTACAGttttgtcgccgcccgtgctcaaggccgaggtcaaggagtCGAAAGAGCACCTGCAGCGCCACATCGCGAACGCGCCGAGCGGCAAACTGGCGCAACTCGTCTCCAAAATTGGCATCTCGGACACGCAAGCGCCTAAGACACGGTCACCGGAGTGA
- the SAT4 gene encoding serine/threonine-protein kinase HAL4/sat4 (COG:D~EggNog:ENOG503NV7I) — protein sequence MPHYVSPARPATTNPVKMPTAAPDSKPSSAPSSKPSSIKSHDSKKSPGLLPNDAGLHSDAPSVTGSDSSHLRPTTEKSSVKERLTRMFSSKEVTRNGASNGDGQGSRPRGSSLNGSVSPTPRKESTSDRANDKPPPNQSKAIPGKELGQRFVPNPDAPGGHEHHLKSSRRQEKLSDMWRSLLGKKQEAAPENDLSLVSNWVDSLRQEKDDAATDKRGGPTASSTLVEKYGKCQEVVGRGAFGIVRISHKKLGGSGEKLFAVKEFRRRPEETEKKYSKRLTAEFCISSSLRHPNVIHTLDLLKDSKGDYCEVMEFCAGGDLYTLVLSSGKLEVQEADCFFKQMMRGVEYLHEMGVAHRDLKPENLLLTTRGALKITDFGNGECFRMAWETDAHMVSGLCGSAPYISPEEYTDKEFDARAVDVWACGVIYMAMRTGRHLWRVAKKDDDEFYARYLEGRRDEEGYGPIESLHRARCRNVIYSVLDPHPTRRLTAAQVLKSEWVREIKLCKAGEEGL from the exons ATGCCGCACTACGTCAGTCCTGCACGTCCCGCCACGACCAACCCTGTCAAAATGCCCACAGCCGCCCCCGATTCAAAACCGAGTTCGGCCCCGAGTTCGAAGCCTTCCTCGATCAAGAGCCACGACAGCAAGAAGTCTCCTGGCCTCTTGCCCAACGATGCGGGCCTTCATTCAGACGCCCCGTCTGTCACCGGCAGCGATTCGTCGCACCTTCGCCCTACGACTGAGAAGTCTTCGGTCAAGGAGCGCCTAACTCGCATGTTCTCGAGCAAGGAGGTTACCAGAAATGGCGCTagcaacggcgacggccagggctctcgtcctcgaggctctTCCCTGAACGGAAGCGtctcgcccacgccgcgcaAGGAGTCAACATCGGATAGAGCCAACGACAAACCACCGCCGAATCAATCCAAGGCCATTCCCGGCAAGGAACTGGGTCAGCGTTTCGTGCCCAATCCCGACGCTCCGGGCGGCCATGAGCACCACCTCAAGTCAAGTCGCCGGCAGGAAAAGCTGTCCGACATGTGGCGGAGCTTGCTCGGCAAGAAGCAGGAGGCTGCACCCGAAAACGACTTGTCCCTCGTCTCCAATTGGGTCGACTCGCTGCGTCAGGAGAAGGACGATGCCGCCACAGACAAGAGGGGCGGCCCCACCGCTTCGTCGACCTTGGTTGAGAAGTACGGCAAGTGTCAGGAGGTGGTCGGTCGGGGTGCCTTCGGCATCGTTCGCATTTCCCACAAGAAGctcggtggcagcggcgaaAAGCTATTTGCCGTCAAGGagttccgccgccggcccgagGAGACGGAAAAGAAGTACAGCAAGCGACTCACTGCCGAGTTTTGCATCTCTTCATCGCTGCGCCATCCCAACGTCATTCATACTCTCGACCTTCTCAAGGATTCCAAGGGCGACTACTGCGAGGTCATGGAGTTttgcgctggcggcgacctcTACACCCTTGTGCTCTCGAGCGGCAAGCTGGAGGTCCAGGAAGCCGACTGCTTCTTCAAGCAAATGATGCGCGGTGTCGAGTACCTTCACGAGATGGGCGTCGCCCACCGAGACCTGAAGCCCGAGAACCTCCTCCTGACTACTCGTGGTGCGCTTAAGATCACCGACTTTGGCAACGGCGAGTGCTTCCGCATGGCCTGGGAGACGGATGCTCACATGGTCTCTGGCCTGTGCGGCTCAGCCCCCTACATTTCTCCTGAAGAATACACCGACAAGGAGTTcgatgcccgcgccgtgGATGTCTGGGCTTGCGGCGTCATCTACATGGCGATGCGGACGGGCCGCCATCTCTGGAGAGTCGCCaagaaggacgacgacgaattCTATGCTCGCTAtctcgagggccgccgcgatgaAGAAGGCTACGGCCCAATCGAGTCTCTGCATCGG GCCCGTTGCCGCAATGTCATCTACTCCGTCCTAGATCCGCACCCCACGCGCCGTCTCACGGCCGCACAAGTGCTCAAGTCCGAATGGGTCCGGGAGATAAAACTCTGCAAGGCTGGCGAGGAGGGTCTCTAA
- a CDS encoding uncharacterized protein (EggNog:ENOG503P046): MSAAIAMAPSPAPHERPSFPSEGPSTATPAAASQAAGQAPSSAQRTPGTASFSASASTSVAPRKPGGSSSPKGAGPSALSKSSPPGSSRLDASRPKIVVKKEPGSPTLSHTRPRPRRLDLSKNTVAASNNPASAVPLSARDGLGIQEVGIACLSPGFVTQDPVMKEQLQRSMSVREQQRNIIEARLQQQSAKGDGPSDRDKEPSSQFAAKTPGMSRRNKAPPGLSIVAPSHEQFANERVIQSAPLGHSFTGRQHPVPMSRHIANQPSNLSSTSHIHHVPANQTNNRLPPLSDVFGQSVSAHPDNAPQSLYPGNPRAPLASPGHPQQTQQMPTSGRPREFKSAEEAQHELAGGRPELLPKIVHYGGHQPPTPPSPVTGNRQPDGNRSASKRRTRAEYEDGGSPPLGYGPAPTRRGPFGEGRDTPETQRQKKDEFLRLCSRAWDLFHS, translated from the exons ATGAGTGCTGCAATCGCCATGGCCCCGTCTCCGGCTCCTCACGAGAGACCGTCCTTTCCGTCCGAAGGACCCTCGACAGCcacgcccgctgccgcttcACAGGCTGCTGGTCAGGCGCCATCGTCTGCGCAAAGGACACCGGGGACCGCGTCGTTTTCCGCGAGTGCCAGCACCAGCGTTGCGCCCAGGAAGCCGGgtgggagcagcagccccaaggGTGCTGGTCCCTCTGCCCTCTCCAAGTCTTCTCCTCCAGGATC CTCTCGACTCGATGCCAGCCGACCGAAGATTGTTGTCAAGAAAGAGCCTGGCTCCCCAACGCTGTCACACACTAGGCCCAGGCCGCGCCGATTGGATCTTTCCAAGAACACCGTCGCCGCATCCAATAATCCTGCTTCGGCCGTACCTCTCTCGGCTCGCGATGGGCTGGGCATTCAGGAGGTTGGAATCGCCTGCCTGTCGCCAGGCTTCGTCACGCAAGATCCGGTAATGAAAGAACAGCTTCAGCGTAGCATGTCGGTCCGGGAACAGCAGCGCAACATAATCGAGGCAcgtctgcagcagcagtcagCCAAGGGAGACGGACCTTCGGACAGGGACAAGGAGCCCTCGTCTCAATTCGCGGCCAAGACTCCCGGGATGTCGCGTAGGAACAAGGCGCCCCCTGGCCTGTCCATCGTTGCTCCGTCCCATGAGCAATTCGCAAACGAAAGGGTCATTCAGTCTGCGCCCCTCGGCCACAGCTTCActggccgccagcacccAGTTCCCATGTCTCGTCACATTGCCAACCAGCCTTCCAACCTATCAAGTACGTCACACATCCATCACGTCCCAGCGAACCAGACCAACAACAGGTTACCACCGCTGAGCGACGTCTTCGGTCAGAGCGTATCCGCCCACCCAGACAATGCTCCTCAGTCGCTCTATCCCGGCAACCCAAGGGCGCCACTGGCTTCCCCCGGCCATCCTCAGCAAACCCAGCAGATGCCGACCTCGGGCCGACCGCGCGAGTTCAAGTCCGCAGAGGAGGCACAGCACGAACTagccggcgggcgacctgAACTGCTGCCCAAGATTGTGCACTATGGTGGTCACCAGCCTCCGACACCTCCATCGCCTGTCACGGGGAACAGGCAGCCCGACGGCAACCGCAGCGCTAGCAAAAGACGGACGCGAGCAGAGTatgaggacggcggcagtCCTCCCCTCGGATACGGTCCCGCCCCTACGCGACGCGGTCCCTTCGGTGAGGGGCGTGACACTCCCGAAACCCAGCGGCAAAAGAAAGACGAGTTTCTCCGCCTCTGCTCGAGAGCATGGGACTTGTTTCACTCATAA